The following is a genomic window from Calliphora vicina chromosome 5, idCalVici1.1, whole genome shotgun sequence.
ATGAAAGTGAAGATAGTTCTGATCGCAAAGACAATACAAATGCAGATTCTGATGATATTATGGTATGTCTAAATGCTATCTGTAGCAAATTACCCGCTTAAATTTAACCTCTCATAAAGTGAAAGCTGAGCATTGAAAGTTGTGTTGTCCAATGTATAACacctatttttaataaatttcctttaatttttatacccttcagggtgatttttcatttgcaacccaAAAAGTATATTCTGGATGGTTATAGAcatcggagtcgatatagcaatGTCCTTCTGAcaattgaaatcaactttccgaagcccccaaataactttcacAGTCGAATATACCATCTTGTTACATTTTTATCTCTTTCCAGTCTCTTCTCTCTATGCCCTCGACTCGTGAAAAACAAAGTAAACAAGTTGGTGAAgaaattctagagcttttaacAAAACCTACTGCCAAAGAACGTTCAGTGgcggaaaaatttaaatctcatGGTGGTGCACAAGTCATGGAATTTTGTCCTCATGGCACTAAAATAGAATGTCTCAAAGCACAACAGGCCACGGCAGAACTGGAAGCCAAGAAAAAGAGAGAACAAATAGAAAGCCAACACAAAATTAAAGCACAAAAAAGATTGGCGGCGGCAGCTGATGACAGTAACTCCGAGAGTGCCGGTATTGAAGATTTAGCTGTAAAACGCTTAAAATCGAGTGCAGATGGTGAGGACGAGGAATCAAATGAAGAAATTGAAACAAAGGCCAATGACTCGGGAGCGGAAGATGGTGAGATTGTGGCGGATAATACAAAAGACGATGACGCCGATGAAGTGGAAACAAATGTTGAGAATCTTCCACTTTTGAATAAATGCACCAAATTgcattttaagaaaatcatccAATCACACACGGACGAGTCTTTGGGAGATTGTAGTTTCTTGAATACTTGTTTTCATATGGCCACCTGTAAATATGTGCACTACGAAGTAGATACTCTACCCAATATTAATACGAATAAACCGACCGATGTAAAAACCAATAGATGTATTAAACGTAGTGTAGATCCTAGTGTAACTTTGTATCCACCTCAATGGATACAATGTGATTTACGTTTCTTAGATATGACTGTATTGGGTAAATTTGCGGTCGTTATGGCAGATCCACCATGGGATATTCACATGGAATTGCCTTACGGCACTATGTCTGATGATGAAATGAGACAATTAGGTGTGCCCGCCTTGCAAGATGATGGTTTAATATTTCTTTGGGTTACCGGTCGAGCCATGGAACTGGGCCGTGAATGTTTAATGTTATGGGGGTAGGTATTTAAgtttttcagacaattttaaatcttttaattataaacattttctattgTCAGTTATGAACGTGTGGATGAACTAATTTGGGTTAAAACCAATCAATTGCAACGTATTATACGTACAGGCCGTACCGGTCACTGGCTCAACCATGGCAAAGAACATTGTTTGGTGGGCATGAAAGGCAACCCGAAAAATCTTAATCGTGGCTTGGATTGTGATGTCATAGTCGCCGAAGTCCGGGCTACTTCTCATAAGCCCGACGAAATTTATGGTATCATAGAACGTCTTAGTCCGGGTTCACGTAAAATCGAATTATTTGGCCGTCCCCACAATGTTCAACCTAATTGGATTACATTGGGCAATCAATTGGACGGCATACGTCTGGTGGATCCTGAGCTAATAACACAATTCCAAAAACGTTATCCGGATGGTAATTGTATGGCACCAGCTACGACTAGTGTAACTAATCCTAcagctaaaaagtaaaaaaaatgtgtgaaatttgtttactttaataaagaaatagtaaagtgttttttattcgatttttttgtaaaaaaaattgtgtgtctcatttattttatttaaaacaactgttatacacagaaaaaaacagttatacacaaatttttctacagGAAAAACTGATGtacataaacttttctataaaaaaactgttttacacagttgtttctatagaaaaaactttatacacaaattcttctatagaaaaaacttttacacacacatttttctatagaaaataacggttatacacaaatttttctatagaaaaaaaattgttatacacaaaatcttttacagaaaaaactgttatacacaattttttctatggaaaaaaactgttatgcaCAAATTCttctacagaaaaaactgttatatacaaatatttctttgga
Proteins encoded in this region:
- the Mettl3 gene encoding N6-adenosine-methyltransferase MT-A70-like protein isoform X1 codes for the protein MADAWDDIKAVKSKRNTLREKLEQRKKERHGILQATGATNLAASSKADENNIGVVKNPAIVRKAENEADTIVEQALLEILTTPSLVLPIISTQLLKKVSLITKCAVVAESVDYILNKLAKQGAVCIKRVTIGEESGCEVISLESKVLLDLYKSFINDNFDLTEEIKRKYKKLFEDGDMLEDNMSNDQPDESEDSSDRKDNTNADSDDIMSLLSMPSTREKQSKQVGEEILELLTKPTAKERSVAEKFKSHGGAQVMEFCPHGTKIECLKAQQATAELEAKKKREQIESQHKIKAQKRLAAAADDSNSESAGIEDLAVKRLKSSADGEDEESNEEIETKANDSGAEDGEIVADNTKDDDADEVETNVENLPLLNKCTKLHFKKIIQSHTDESLGDCSFLNTCFHMATCKYVHYEVDTLPNINTNKPTDVKTNRCIKRSVDPSVTLYPPQWIQCDLRFLDMTVLGKFAVVMADPPWDIHMELPYGTMSDDEMRQLGVPALQDDGLIFLWVTGRAMELGRECLMLWGYERVDELIWVKTNQLQRIIRTGRTGHWLNHGKEHCLVGMKGNPKNLNRGLDCDVIVAEVRATSHKPDEIYGIIERLSPGSRKIELFGRPHNVQPNWITLGNQLDGIRLVDPELITQFQKRYPDGNCMAPATTSVTNPTAKK
- the Mettl3 gene encoding N6-adenosine-methyltransferase MT-A70-like protein isoform X2, whose protein sequence is MADAWDDIKAVKSKRNTLREKLEQRKKERHGILQATGATNLAASSKADENNIGVVKNPAIVRKAENADTIVEQALLEILTTPSLVLPIISTQLLKKVSLITKCAVVAESVDYILNKLAKQGAVCIKRVTIGEESGCEVISLESKVLLDLYKSFINDNFDLTEEIKRKYKKLFEDGDMLEDNMSNDQPDESEDSSDRKDNTNADSDDIMSLLSMPSTREKQSKQVGEEILELLTKPTAKERSVAEKFKSHGGAQVMEFCPHGTKIECLKAQQATAELEAKKKREQIESQHKIKAQKRLAAAADDSNSESAGIEDLAVKRLKSSADGEDEESNEEIETKANDSGAEDGEIVADNTKDDDADEVETNVENLPLLNKCTKLHFKKIIQSHTDESLGDCSFLNTCFHMATCKYVHYEVDTLPNINTNKPTDVKTNRCIKRSVDPSVTLYPPQWIQCDLRFLDMTVLGKFAVVMADPPWDIHMELPYGTMSDDEMRQLGVPALQDDGLIFLWVTGRAMELGRECLMLWGYERVDELIWVKTNQLQRIIRTGRTGHWLNHGKEHCLVGMKGNPKNLNRGLDCDVIVAEVRATSHKPDEIYGIIERLSPGSRKIELFGRPHNVQPNWITLGNQLDGIRLVDPELITQFQKRYPDGNCMAPATTSVTNPTAKK